The Methanobrevibacter sp. sequence GATCATTACGCAAGCTTTGAGCATTTGACTTAAAAAAGATTTAAAATCAATTTTAATCAAGCTAAATAATAAACTGAAACCATAAAATAACGATTCATATGACAAATAAACTATTGGAAAACAGACGACTTAGAAAAAAACTGAAAAAGATGATAGATAACATGAATGAAATAGTCTTGTATGGGGAAGAAATGAAGGAAAATCCCCATGAATACATAAAGGAAAAACTGGATTTCCCAGATTATTACGGTGAAAATCTTGATGCATTATATGATTGCCTTTGTGAATTGGATGAAAGGATAATCATCATCAAGGACAGCTCCGAACTTGATGAAGACCTGATAGCCACCTTCAAGGATGCATCAGTTGAAAACCCTGATTTGAAATTAATTTTAGATTAAATCCTTAATCTAAATTCTTTTTTTATTTTCATTCAAATGCCATTTTTTTTATTTTTCTAATCTATTTTTCAAATAATCAAATCATCAAGATTATTACTAATAATTAAATAATATAAAAAATAAACCTATAATATTATATTGTAAATTAAAATTTATAATTAATATTTATCAAAAATTACTTAAATTAGAAAACGGTGAAAATATGAGAGTTTTACTTATTCACTCTGATTATATAAAATATCAAGTAAAAAACAAAACTCCAGTAGCTGAAGAAATTGAGGAAGCTCAGGAAAATGGGGCTTTCGATGAAGCTTTGGTCGTTTTCTCATCCATTGAAAAAGAGGATGAGGAAAATCCAAGCGCTATCGTTAAAAATTTGGTTGCTGAAGTCATCAAAACCAACGAAGAAGTCAATGCAGAAAAAATCGTCTTGTACCCATATGCTCACCTTTCTTCATCCCTTGGTGCCCCTAAAGTGGCAGTGCAGATATTGAAGGATGCTGAAGAGGCACTTAAGGAAGAAGGATTGGATGTGTTTAGAGTTCCATTCGGCTGGTATAAGGCATTTGAAATTTCTTGTAAAGGACACCCATTGTCTGAACTTTCAAGAACCATCACTGCAGACGCTGAAGAAGAGGAAGAAAAAGAAGAGAAAAAGCCATCCACCTGGTTAATATTCAAGGACGGGGAAACCTTTGACCCTAAGAAATACAACTATGAAAGCAAGGACTTGGAAAAACTGGTTGCATACGAACTTGGAGAAGGTGCTTCCGATGAAGGGGAACCTCCACATGTAAAGATCATGAGGGAAAAGGAATTATGTGACTATGAACTTGCCTCTGACATCGGTAACCTCAAATGGTATCCGAAAGGCAGATTGGTTCGTGACTTGCTTGCAGATTACGTTTACAACTTTGTAGTTGACTTAGGCGCAATGCCTATTGAAACTCCAATCTTCTATGACCTTGCAAACGATGCAATCAGGGAACATGCGGCAAAGTTCGGTGAAAGACAATACAAGACCGCAACCAAAAAGGACTTGATGCTCAGATTTGCATGCTGTTTCGGTGCATTCAGAGTTCTTGGCGGATCTTTCCTTACCTGGAAAAACCTCCCTGCAAAGGTTTACGAATTATCCACCTACAGTTTCAGATTCGAGAAAAGAGGAGAAGTTGTAGGTCTTAAGAGACTAAGGGCATTCACCATGCCTGATATGCACAGCTTCTGTGCCGACATGCCACAAGCCCTTCATGAGTTTGACGCTCAAGTTGACATGTGTGTCCAAACCGGTGTTGACCTTGATGTTAACTACGAAGCGATCTTCAGGGCAACCGAAGACTTCTACGAAGAAAACAAGGAATGGATGGAAGCAACCGCAAAAAGAATCGGCAAGCCATTGTTACTCGAAATCTTGCCTGAAAGAAAACATTACTGGTCCTGCAAAATCGACTTTGCAGCTATCGACTACCTAGGAAGACCTATCGAAAATCCTACCGTACAGATAGATGTTGAAAGCGGTAGAAGATTCGGCATCGAATATGTTGACGAAAACGAAAATCCTCAAAACCCAATCATCTTGCACTGTTCCCCTACCGGAAGTGTGGAAAGGGTTATCTGCAGTTTGCTTGAAAACACTGCAAAAGAGGATGGAATATCCCCAATGCTTCCGATTTGGTTAAGCCCATCTCAAGTTAGAATCTTGCCAATCGGTGAAAAACACTTAGACTATGCTAACGAATTGGCTGACAAAATTGCAGCTGAAAACATTCGTGTGGATGTCGACAACAGTGATGACAGGGTAGGTAAGAAAATCAGAAACGCTTCCAAGGAATGGATACCTTACATTGTAGTGATTGGTGATAAGGAAGTTGAAACCGACAATTACAATGTAACCGTAAGAAAAACCGGTGAAAAGCTTGATATGACTGCAGATGAACTTATCGCATCTGTCAAGGAAGAAACCGAAGGAATGCCATTCAGAAGACTTCCATTGCCAAGAAACGTTTCAGAAAGAATTAATTTCAAATAAGTTGATTCAATCAACTTATAATTTCTTTTTTTTTTAACAGTTTTTTATATGTTCGTATAGGAACAAATTTTATTTTTTTTCATGCTCTTTTTAAATCTTAAATTGATTAACAATCCTATATTTAAATATTAAATTGAATAAATAGTAATATGAACAATTATTATTGAACAATTTATTCCGTATAATTTTTATTGAATATGGATTGCCTTAATTTTTATTGGAGGGGCTTAAGATTAATATAAAGAGAATTTTTATGGTTTTAACTGTCTTGCTTATTTCATTTTTGATGATAAGCTCAGTTAGTGCAGGTTGGTTTGATTTTCTAGGTGATGGTTCAAGCGCTGAAAATAATGAAACCAATTTTGTTGTCGGATATTTCGTTGAATTTCCACCATTCGAGTATACAGATGACAATGGTGAAGTGACCGGATTCGATTTGGACTTGGCTCAGGAAGTCTGTGACAGAAACAATTGGACATTGGTGAAACATCAGATAATCGATTGGGACACTAAAGAAGCGGAACTTGACTCTGGTGCTATAGACTGCATTTGGAGCGGATTTACAATCAATGGTCGTGAAGACGATTACGCTTGGAGCGAACCATATTTCAACAATTCCCAAGTATTTGTAGTGAAAGCAAATTCCAGCATTTCCTCATTTGAAGACTTGAAAGGAAAGGCTATAGATGTGGAGATGGGAAGCAGTGCCCTTAACGCTCTTGAAAACAATCAGACCTTAAAAGACAGTTTTGGAAATGTCAATGAAATAACAGAATATGATACATCATTCATGGATTTGGAATCTGGAACCTGTGATGCTGTTCTTGGCGATTGTGATGTCATGAAATACATAATCAATACAAAATATGATGAGGGAGATTATAAAATCTTGGAAACTCCATTATCCATTGAACAGTATGGTGTCGGATTCTCAAAGGACAATACTGAATTGAGAGACCAGGTCCAAGAAACCTTAAATGAAATGTATGAAGATGGAACCATTGATAAGATTGCTCAAAAATATAAAGATTATGGAGTGCCTGAAGGGGTAATCTATCCATAATCCCTTATTTTTTTTAACTTATCACTTTTCTTTTCTTCATCATAAATATCATAAAGTATAATTAAATCAACTTATCACTTTTCTTTTTTCATCAATTATTATAAATATCAAAACTATTTTTCACATTATTTAAATTACTTAACTATATATTATATTAAAACATAAATTATAATTGTATAAATACTTAGATTTTATGAAAATAATAAATGAGTATTTAAACTAAATAAATGATTTAAATAAATGATAATTAAAAATCAAAATTATAAATTATTCTTGAAATTGGAGGATATGAAATGTTTATAGGAGAAGCTCTCATTGGAGACGGAGACGAATTAGCACACGTTGATTTACTTATTGGTGAAAAAGACGGTCCTGTAGGAAACGCATTTGCTAATGGATTAAGCCAATTATCTGTTGGACACACTCCATTGCTCAGTGTAATCAGACCTAACCTAATGACCAAGCCAGCTACCATCATCATCCCTAAGGTAACCGTTGGTGACTTAGAGGATGCAAGCAAGATCTTTGGACCAGCTCAAACCGCTGTAGGTAGAGCAGTAGCTGACTGTGTGGAAGAAGGAATCATCCCTAAAGACAAAGTGGAAGACTGGGTAATCAATGCAAGCGTATTCATCAGCCCAGCTGCTGAAGACTACAGAAAGATTTACCAATACAATTATGCTGCAACCAAGCTTGCAATCAAAAGAGCATTGAAAGGATACCCTGACATTGACAAGGTATTATACGAAAAAGACCGTGGAACCCACGCAATCATGGGATTCAAGGCAATCAAGCTCTACGAACCACCTTACTTGCAAGTTGCTCTTGACCTTGACAACTTGGAAGTTATGGAAAGAATCATCAAGCAACTCCCTAACAGAGAAAGAATCCTCCTTGAAGCAGGAACTCCTCTTGTTAAGAAATTCGGTGTCGGCGTAGTTGGTAAAATCAGAGAATTGGCTCCAAGCGGATTCATCATTGCTGACTTGAAGACCTTGGATGTAGGTAGGGTTGAAGTCAAGATGGCTGCGGATGAAACTGCTGATGCAGTGGCTATCTCCGGTCTCGGTACCATTGAATCCATTGAAAAGGCTATCCACGAATGTCAAAAACAAGGAATCTACTCCATCCTCGATATGATGAATGTGGATGACTTCACCAAAAAGCTCAAGAAACTCAACAAGGAGTACTTGCCTGACATCGTTCTATTGCACAGAAACGTTGACCTCGAAAGTAAGCTTAGAGCTGAAGGCAAGAACCTTGATGACGTAAGCGCATGGGGTAACATCAAAGAGATCAAGAAAATCACTGGCGGTTTAGTTGCTGTAGCTGGAGGAGTAACTCCAGAAAAAGCACCTGAAGCATTTGAAAAAGGTGCAGACATCATCATTGCAGGAAGATACATCATCGGTTCCGGTGACCCAAGAAGAGCTGCAGAAGACTTCTTGGCACAAATGCCTGTAGATCCAAACCACATGAGAGTGGTCATGGAAGATGATGAGCAAATCTAAGTTCGTCAATAAAAATTATTAAGGCATCAGCTAATTAGATTATTCTAATTAGCTATTTTTTTTAAATGATTTTTGAAAATAAGAATTATCATGATGCCAATGGCTTAAGAACCAAACAATAAAGGTGAAAATATGGGATTTTGCAATTCTTGCGGCAGACCTATGGGAAGAAATGACTGCGGTACAAATGAAGATGGCAGTCAGAATATGGATTACTGTAAAGACTG is a genomic window containing:
- a CDS encoding amino acid ABC transporter substrate-binding protein; amino-acid sequence: MVLTVLLISFLMISSVSAGWFDFLGDGSSAENNETNFVVGYFVEFPPFEYTDDNGEVTGFDLDLAQEVCDRNNWTLVKHQIIDWDTKEAELDSGAIDCIWSGFTINGREDDYAWSEPYFNNSQVFVVKANSSISSFEDLKGKAIDVEMGSSALNALENNQTLKDSFGNVNEITEYDTSFMDLESGTCDAVLGDCDVMKYIINTKYDEGDYKILETPLSIEQYGVGFSKDNTELRDQVQETLNEMYEDGTIDKIAQKYKDYGVPEGVIYP
- a CDS encoding threonine--tRNA ligase — translated: MRVLLIHSDYIKYQVKNKTPVAEEIEEAQENGAFDEALVVFSSIEKEDEENPSAIVKNLVAEVIKTNEEVNAEKIVLYPYAHLSSSLGAPKVAVQILKDAEEALKEEGLDVFRVPFGWYKAFEISCKGHPLSELSRTITADAEEEEEKEEKKPSTWLIFKDGETFDPKKYNYESKDLEKLVAYELGEGASDEGEPPHVKIMREKELCDYELASDIGNLKWYPKGRLVRDLLADYVYNFVVDLGAMPIETPIFYDLANDAIREHAAKFGERQYKTATKKDLMLRFACCFGAFRVLGGSFLTWKNLPAKVYELSTYSFRFEKRGEVVGLKRLRAFTMPDMHSFCADMPQALHEFDAQVDMCVQTGVDLDVNYEAIFRATEDFYEENKEWMEATAKRIGKPLLLEILPERKHYWSCKIDFAAIDYLGRPIENPTVQIDVESGRRFGIEYVDENENPQNPIILHCSPTGSVERVICSLLENTAKEDGISPMLPIWLSPSQVRILPIGEKHLDYANELADKIAAENIRVDVDNSDDRVGKKIRNASKEWIPYIVVIGDKEVETDNYNVTVRKTGEKLDMTADELIASVKEETEGMPFRRLPLPRNVSERINFK
- a CDS encoding barstar family protein — translated: MTNKLLENRRLRKKLKKMIDNMNEIVLYGEEMKENPHEYIKEKLDFPDYYGENLDALYDCLCELDERIIIIKDSSELDEDLIATFKDASVENPDLKLILD
- a CDS encoding bifunctional 5,6,7,8-tetrahydromethanopterin hydro-lyase/3-hexulose-6-phosphate synthase, which encodes MFIGEALIGDGDELAHVDLLIGEKDGPVGNAFANGLSQLSVGHTPLLSVIRPNLMTKPATIIIPKVTVGDLEDASKIFGPAQTAVGRAVADCVEEGIIPKDKVEDWVINASVFISPAAEDYRKIYQYNYAATKLAIKRALKGYPDIDKVLYEKDRGTHAIMGFKAIKLYEPPYLQVALDLDNLEVMERIIKQLPNRERILLEAGTPLVKKFGVGVVGKIRELAPSGFIIADLKTLDVGRVEVKMAADETADAVAISGLGTIESIEKAIHECQKQGIYSILDMMNVDDFTKKLKKLNKEYLPDIVLLHRNVDLESKLRAEGKNLDDVSAWGNIKEIKKITGGLVAVAGGVTPEKAPEAFEKGADIIIAGRYIIGSGDPRRAAEDFLAQMPVDPNHMRVVMEDDEQI